From the Primulina tabacum isolate GXHZ01 chromosome 15, ASM2559414v2, whole genome shotgun sequence genome, one window contains:
- the LOC142526822 gene encoding S-adenosylmethionine decarboxylase proenzyme 4-like: MAISGFEGFEKRLELRFSGGDLAAEKGLRLLDFLSVEKVLHAVQCTVVSAVGNKYFDSYVLSESSLFVYPTKIIIKTCGTTQLLKSVRPLVDHALTMGLILCWCRYTRGSFIFPDAQPYPHTSFKDEVVFLEENLPKNLSCRKASVMNSKSSHKWHVFTGCDKGHIFAMEDVHTDDLYTVEICMTGLDRILAKNFFRRVGDGKNGDSAGKEMTEVTGIRGINRKALICDYAFDPCGYSMNGIDGNRYSTVHVTPEDDFSYASFECVGSVYDDRDEFFEVLKKAVKVFRPTELSVSTTCATGGHQLWRGVAKAMEPLGMRLRSRVANEFPTAGTVVFQTFSARKM; encoded by the coding sequence ATGGCGATTTCCGGGTTCGAGGGATTCGAGAAGAGGCTGGAGTTACGTTTCTCCGGCGGTGATCTGGCTGCTGAGAAAGGTCTCCGGCTGTTGGATTTTTTGTCAGTGGAGAAAGTATTGCATGCGGTGCAGTGCACCGTGGTGTCAGCTGTGGGGAACAAATATTTCGACTCTTACGTTTTATCAGAATCGAGCCTCTTTGTTTACCCGACAAAAATCATCATCAAAACTTGTGGGACAACCCAATTACTCAAATCTGTCCGTCCATTGGTGGATCATGCTTTGACTATGGGACTGATCTTGTGCTGGTGCAGATACACCCGCGGCAGCTTCATTTTCCCGGATGCCCAACCCTACCCCCACACAAGTTTTAAGGATGAAGTTGTGTTCTTGGAAGAGAATTTGCCTAAGAATCTTTCATGCAGAAAGGCCTCTGTGATGAACTcgaaatcttctcacaagtggcaTGTTTTTACTGGTTGTGATAAAGGGCATATTTTTGCTATGGAGGACGTGCATACAGACGATCTGTACACTGTTGAGATCTGCATGACTGGGCTGGACCGAATTCTGGCTAAGAATTTTTTCCGGCGCGTCGGAGATGGAAAAAACGGCGACTCCGCCGGAAAAGAGATGACAGAGGTGACCGGGATTAGGGGCATTAATAGGAAGGCCCTTATTTGTGATTACGCTTTTGATCCTTGTGGATATTCAATGAACGGAATTGATGGGAACCGGTACTCGACCGTTCACGTGACACCGGAGGACGATTTTAGTTACGCCAGTTTTGAGTGTGTTGGCTCGGTTTACGATGACCGGGATGAGTTTTTCGAGGTATTGAAGAAGGCCGTGAAGGTATTCCGGCCGACAGAGTTATCGGTGTCAACGACTTGCGCCACCGGCGGGCACCAGCTGTGGAGGGGCGTGGCGAAGGCCATGGAGCCTCTTGGTATGAGACTCCGGAGCCGTGTTGCCAACGAATTTCCGACTGCTGGAACTGTCGTTTTTCAAACATTTTCGGCTCGCAAAATGTAG
- the LOC142526827 gene encoding peptide methionine sulfoxide reductase B5-like — MAESSPTAEKSEDEWRAVLSPEQFHILREKGTEPRGTGHYDKFYEVGVYNCAGCGTPLYKSTAKFDSGCGWPAFYEGFPGAINRSPDPDGRRTEITCAACDGHLGHVFKWEGLKVPTD, encoded by the exons ATGGCAGAAAGTTCTCCTACAGCCGAGAAATCGGAGGATGAGTGGCGGGCGGTTCTCTCTCCTGAGCAGTttcacatcctccgagagaaaGGCACTGA ACCTCGTGGGACGGGGCATTACGACAAGTTCTACGAAGTAGGTGTTTACAACTGTGCGGGCTGTGGAACGCCCCTCTATAAATCCACAGCCAAGTTCGACTCTGGGTGTGGCTGGCCTGCATTCTACGAGGGTTTCCCTGGAGCCATCAACCGATCC CCGGACCCTGATGGCAGGAGGACGGAGATAACATGCGCAGCGTGCGATGGGCACTTGGGGCATGTGTTCAAATGGGAAGGATTGAAGGTGCCTACGGATTAG
- the LOC142526993 gene encoding protein DMP2-like has product MSANSSNISPKSSTNITQVTLTGFGNLIKLLPTATVFVFQFLNPVLTNNGNCHTNNKYLSSILIASCGFACFFASFTDSYTDSEGVIHCGIATRTGLWPAYSSAPQDLSSYKLRFGDFVHAFFSLIVFAAVALLDPNSVECFYPSFESTQKAMLMVLPTVIGAFSGCLFVLFPNKRNGIGYPSSPSSTPSASTSA; this is encoded by the coding sequence ATGTCAGCGAACTCAAGCAACATATCACCGAAAAGTTCAACAAACATCACACAAGTAACCCTAACCGGTTTCGGCAACCTCATCAAGCTCCTCCCTACCGCCACCGTCTTCGTGTTCCAATTCCTCAACCCTGTCCTAACAAACAATGGCAATTGCCACACCAACAACAAGTACTTGTCAAGCATCTTGATAGCAAGCTGTGGCTTTGCTTGTTTTTTCGCGTCGTTCACAGATAGCTACACCGATAGCGAAGGAGTGATACACTGTGGGATTGCAACAAGGACCGGGCTCTGGCCTGCTTATTCTTCCGCCCCACAAGACTTGTCATCGTACAAACTCCGGTTTGGAGACTTTGTTCACGCCTTTTTCTCGCTGATAGTGTTTGCAGCAGTGGCCCTTTTGGACCCTAACTCTGTTGAATGCTTCTATCCATCGTTCGAGTCTACGCAGAAGGCGATGTTGATGGTGCTGCCAACAGTTATCGGGGCGTTTTCGGGGTGTTTGTTTGTTTTGTTCCCAAACAAACGCAATGGAATAGGATACCCTTCAAGCCCGAGTTCAACTCCGTCTGCAAGCACTTCAGCTTAA
- the LOC142528016 gene encoding receptor-like cytosolic serine/threonine-protein kinase RBK2 gives MENTHDTFTPPRESENACNIAVESSEGELLVFGQTLLVPASSISLSDNDLKDVSVEEVLVEECFLREENGEVAKPETVSNSVTRTLELEPKTDGNSDSQWKGFIRKLKKGPTMNWHSFHPSILNLPSIKKLSRRRTRNTQSLPALPTHIEVDLYYCFETSWKSFSLLDLEEATDNFSHDNLIGEGGYSEVYRGHLKDGQLVAVKRLIRGTQEEMTADYLSELGILIHVNHPNIANVIGYGVEGGMHLVLPLSPHGNLASSLNGKSGKLAWNVRYNIALGIASGLSYLHEGCQRRIIHRDIKSANICLLKILNLRFLILGFQSGCLITGLTLLFHNLKERLVDEKTDVYAYGVLLLELISGQPALDESHNSLVMWAKPLLNRKSIVDLVDPSLNGVYDYDQVSRMSTVASLCIHHNSSERPQMSQVVSMLKCGEGIMQSKKKFQKRPALKRTYPLELISEEE, from the exons ATGGAAAACACCCATGACACCTTCACCCCTCCACG TGAAAGCGAGAATGCGTGCAATATTGCTGTTGAAAGTTCTGAAGGAGAACTTTTGGTGTTTGGACAGACATTGCTTGTTCCTGCTTCCTCCATTTCACTCTCTGATAATG ATTTGAAAGATGTAAGTGTGGAGGAAGTACTAGTAGAAGAATGCTTCCTTAGAGAAGAAAATGGGGAGGTGGCAAAGCCAGAAACGGTTAGTAATTCTGTGACAAGAACATTAGAACTAGAGCCTAAAACAGATGGGAACTCCGATTCGCAGTGGAAAGGGTTCATTCGGAAACTAAAAAAGGGGCCAACGATGAATTGGCATTCCTTCCATCCTAGCATACTTAACCTTCCTTCGATCAAGAAACTCTCGAGAAGACGAACAAGGAACACACAAAGCTTGCCAGCATTGCCTACCCATATAGAAGTAGACTTGTACTATTGCTTCGAAACTTCTTGGAAAAGTTTCTCTCTTTTAGATCTTGAAGAAGCAACCGATAATTTTAGCCATG ATAACCTGATTGGGGAGGGAGGCTATTCTGAAGTTTACAGGGGACACCTGAAAGATGGGCAACTAGTAGCCGTAAAAAGGTTGATTCGGGGAACTCAGGAGGAAATGACAGCAGACTACCTATCCGAGCTCGGTATTCTAATACACGTTAATCATCCAAACATTGCGAATGTTATTGGATACGGTGTCGAAGGAGGGATGCACCTTGTTCTTCCTTTGTCTCCACATGGGAATTTAGCATCTTCCCTGAATG GCAAAAGTGGCAAACTGGCATGGAATGTGAGATACAATATTGCTCTGGGAATTGCATCTGGGCTTTCATATCTTCACGAGGGGTGTCAACGAAGAATTATCCACAGAGATATCAAGTCTGCAAATATTTGCTTACTGAAGATTTTGAACCTCAG ATTTCTGATTTTGGGCTTTCAAAGTGGCTGCCTGATAACTGGACTCACATTACTGTTTCACAATTTGAAGGAACGTTTGG TTGATGAAAAGACTGATGTTTACGCTTATGGAGTGTTATTGTTAGAGCTCATTAGTGGTCAACCAGCTCTAGACGAATCACACAATAGTCTTGTGATGTGG GCCAAACCTCTGCTGAACAGAAAAAGTATAGTGGACCTAGTGGATCCATCACTCAATGGCGTCTATGACTATGACCAAGTCAGTCGAATGAGTACGGTTGCCTCCTTATGTATTCATCATAATTCTTCAGAAAGGCCTCAAATGAGCCAG GTTGTGAGTATGTTAAAATGTGGTGAAGGCATAATGCAAAGCAAGAAGAAGTTCCAAAAACGGCCTGCACTCAAGAGGACATACCCCTTGGAGCTAATTTCGGAAGAAGAATGA
- the LOC142528017 gene encoding putative prolyl 4-hydroxylase 4, which yields MKVGQMIKFSQIALIFILTIAAIARESSGHSIINPSKVKPLSWKPRAFVYEGFLTDEECNHLISLAKNGLKRSAVADSESGTSKLSEVRTSSGMFIPKEKDPIVAGIEEKISTWTFLPKENGEDIQVLRYEPGQKYEPHYDYFTDKVNIARGGHRIATVLMYLTDVEKGGETVFPSAEESTRRRAVSADNDFSECGRQGPAVKPRKGDALLFFSLHPDAIPDPASLHAGCPVDQGEKWSATKWIHVDSFDKIVGGNCTDSDANCERWASLGECNKNPEYMVGSSDLPGYCRKSCKVC from the exons ATGAAAGTTGGCCAAATGATCAAATTTTCTCAAATTGCACTAATTTTCATTCTTACTATCGCAGCGATCGCGCGGGAGTCCTCCGGACATTCGATAATTAATCCATCTAAAGTCAAACCGTTATCATGGAAGCCCAG AGCATTTGTGTATGAAGGTTTTCTAACGGATGAGGAATGCAATCATTTGATCTCGCTG GCAAAAAACGGGTTGAAGAGGTCAGCTGTGGCGGACAGTGAGTCTGGCACGAGTAAGCTTAGCGAAGTACGGACTAGCTCTGGAATGTTTATTCCGAAGGAAAAG GATCCTATCGTTGCTGGCATAGAAGAGAAGATATCCACGTGGACATTTTTACCAAAAG AGAATGGAGAAGATATTCAAGTATTACGTTATGAGCCTGGGCAGAAATATGAACCTCATTATGATTATTTTACGGACAAGGTCAACATTGCTCGTGGTGGGCACCGGATAGCTACTGTGCTAATGTATCTTACGGACGTCGAGAAAGGGGGTGAAACTGTTTTTCCCTCTGCAGAG GAATCAACTCGTCGCAGAGCTGTTTCAGCTGATAACGATTTTTCTGAGTGTGGAAGACAAGGTCCTGCTG TGAAACCACGCAAAGGAGACGCACTTCTATTTTTCAGTCTTCACCCAGATGCAATTCCAGACCCTGCTAGCCTTCATGCTGGCTGTCCGGTAGACCAGGGTGAGAAATGGTCTGCGACAAAGTGGATTCATGTGGATTCTTTCGACAAGATTGTCGGTGGGAACTGCACAGATTCAGATGCAAATTGCGAAAGATGGGCTTCCCTCGGGGAATGCAACAAGAATCCAGAATATATGGTCGGATCATCAGATCTTCCTGGATATTGCCGGAAGAGTTGCAAAGTGTGTTAA
- the LOC142528018 gene encoding sugar transporter ERD6-like 16, which translates to MMRGKDADVSKEAAEIQKSIGALQDLPKVQIMDLFHAKYMRTVIIGAGLMFFQQFGGINGIGFYASETLEAAGFSSGTIGTISYAIIQVPVTLLGAILMDRSGRRPLLMISASGTFIGCLLAATSFYLKGQYLLLGWVPVLAISGVLIFPIHVKGIAGSLVVLVNWSGAWAVSYTFNFLMSWSPPGNHKNGTYFTRAITTCIGSQIKYFQIPRDFSEVVSFMAPSSFLHHSLTSKDFKDSTMLYFLRNF; encoded by the exons ATGATGCGCGGcaaagatgctgatgtttctAAAGAAGCTGCAGAAATTCAA AAGAGCATTGGCGCCCTTCAAGATCTTCCAAAAGTTCAAATCATGGACTTGTTTCATGCCAAATACATGCGCACTGTCATA ATTGGTGCGGGACTAATGTTTTTTCAACAATTTGGAGGAATAAATGGAATAGGCTTCTACGCTAGTGAAACCTTAGAGGCAGCAG GATTTTCTTCAGGAACAATCGGAAcaatctcttatgccataaTTCAG GTTCCAGTTACTCTGCTGGGTGCAATACTAATGGACAGATCGGGAAGAAGACCTCTTCTCATG ATATCAGCATCAGGAACATTTATCGGATGCCTTCTGGCAGCAACCTCTTTCTACCTGAAG GGTCAGTATCTATTACTAGGATGGGTTCCAGTTCTAGCTATATCTGGTGTATTG ATATTCCCAATTCATGTGAAAGGCATTGCTGGAAGCTTGGTAGTGTTGGTGAACTGGTCAGGTGCATGGGCAGTTTCCTACACATTTAACTTTCTCATGAGCTGGAGTCCACCAGGTAATCATAAAAATGGCACATATTTCACAAGGGCTATCACCACGTGCATTGGTTCACAGATTAAGTATTTTCAAATTCCCCGTGATTTTTCTGAAGTAGTAAGTTTTATGGCCCCTTCAAGTTTCCTACACCATTCACTGACTTCAAAAGATTTTAAAGATTCAACAATGTTATATTTTTTGAGAAATTTCTGA
- the LOC142528019 gene encoding sugar transporter ERD6-like 16 isoform X2: MAINAEYHTENEGHDLEKPFIRNQKCVGREEEIVNRGLENGSIWMVLLSTSVAVCGSFEFGSCYAMFGSIITIGAMIGAISSGRIADFIGRKRAMRISAALCIIGWLAVYFAMATTG, from the exons ATGGCTATTAATGCTGAATACCATACTGAAAACGAGGGTCATGACTTGGAGAAACCCTTTATTCGAAACCAGAAATGTGTCGGTCGTGAAGAAGAAATCGTGAACCGAGGACTCGAAAATGGATCGATTTGGATGGTTTTGTTGAGCACATCTGTTGCTGTTTGTGGATCTTTTGAATTCGGATCATGT TACGCAATGTTTGGGTCAATAATCACAATTGGTGCTATGATTGGAGCAATTTCCAGTGGCAGAATTGCAGATTTCATTGGTCGAAAAAGG GCAATGAGAATATCAGCTGCTTTATGTATCATAGGATGGTTAGCTGTATATTTTGCCATG GCAACCACGGGTTAG
- the LOC142528019 gene encoding sugar transporter ERD6-like 16 isoform X1, whose translation MAINAEYHTENEGHDLEKPFIRNQKCVGREEEIVNRGLENGSIWMVLLSTSVAVCGSFEFGSCYAMFGSIITIGAMIGAISSGRIADFIGRKRAMRISAALCIIGWLAVYFAMGAFWLDIGRFCTGYGIGIFSYVVTTI comes from the exons ATGGCTATTAATGCTGAATACCATACTGAAAACGAGGGTCATGACTTGGAGAAACCCTTTATTCGAAACCAGAAATGTGTCGGTCGTGAAGAAGAAATCGTGAACCGAGGACTCGAAAATGGATCGATTTGGATGGTTTTGTTGAGCACATCTGTTGCTGTTTGTGGATCTTTTGAATTCGGATCATGT TACGCAATGTTTGGGTCAATAATCACAATTGGTGCTATGATTGGAGCAATTTCCAGTGGCAGAATTGCAGATTTCATTGGTCGAAAAAGG GCAATGAGAATATCAGCTGCTTTATGTATCATAGGATGGTTAGCTGTATATTTTGCCATG GGGGCTTTTTGGCTAGACATTGGGAGGTTTTGCACAGGATATGGCATAGGGATATTTTCTTATGTGGTAACAACCATCTAA